The genomic segment GCCGCGGCAAATTGTCGAGACCGCGGAATTCATTTGCAAGCTCGTTGCGGACAAGTGGTCACGAGATGTGCTTGCCGAAGAGCAGGTGAATAAGTGGAGCCCTGGGGTGAAAACCCTTTGCTTCGATCGGTCGAGGGACGAACGCTTGCCTGGGGCCGCTCTCTTTCTCACACAGAAAACTGATGCGCTTACCGTCACGAACATCGTGCCTCGCGAGTCCGGCCAGTTGGCGTACGGCGAGTACAACGCGCTGCTGAGTGAGTTCATTGACCGGTTCGTGCAGCCGGCCGTGGCGCGAACCGGGGCACAGATGGACGTGAGCGATCCCCAAGCCGATCTTGAACGCTGGCTCACGCCGGGCGCGGCAAAAAAACTGCGTGCGTTCTGCGCTGTTGCTAACAAGCGAAGCGGGGCGAGTCATCCGAGTGACCGTAAATTCTGGTTCGACTTCGTGGTTGCCGCTCATCGCGAAGGGGCGGCGTTTCCGGCTTCAACACTCGCTCGCTGGCTGAACGAGGTCGGTGGGTGGGACGAAGAGTGGGCTTCCAAACTGTCCATTCAGTACGAGCAAGCGCGCGGCCTGCTCGAGTACGCCGACCATCAAGCCGTCGGAGCTTGAGCGTGCCCGACATCGCCGACACGGTGACCCTGATCGCGGCGGCCGGGGTGCCGGTCCTGTTTCTGGACACGTGTAGCATTTTGGACGTGATTCGGTCCCCGATTCCCGAGCGAAAGCTCGTGGGTTGCGTGGAAGCCGCAACGGGTAGCCGTTCACAGGTGAGACGTCGGCATATCAGCGAATTGATATGCCGACGCCGTGAGGGAATTCGGATTAGGCCGGGAGCAGTGTCGGTGCCGGCTCGCCATTGCGGTGTGCGCGGATGGCGTCGGTGAGGAATGCCAATACGTTGCGGTTCTGCCGGCGGCACGAGGCGAGGACCGTCAAGATGCGTTCCACGAATCGGCTCCCGCGTTCGCTGTCGGTCCCGAAGCTGGTTTTGCGCCAGCACACCGCGTGGCGCACCTCGCGCTCGGCCGCGTTGTTGGTCGGTTCCACACCGACGACCCGCGCGAACGTCCACAACGACGCCTCGACGGCCAACAGGTCGCCGCAGGTGGCGGCGGTCTTGGCGCAGCCGCACGCAGCCCCGGTCCGCAGGTGCTCGCCGATCTGGTGACGCAATTCGGGGACGTAGTTCGATCGGAATGTGGACCGCGCGAGGGTTCCGTCCCGGACCCGATACCAATGCTCGAACAAGGCGTCCGAACTCGCCAACAGAGCCGCACCGATCGCCGTCCCGGAACCGCCGCGGTCGATCATCGCCTGGAAATCGCGACGCAGGTGCGCCCAGCACAGCTGGCGCGTGTGCTTGGAAAGGTGCGTGTACACCGGATACCGGTCGGTCGTGTGGACGGCCGTCGAGCCCGCTCGCAGATCATCGAAGGCGCTTCGGCCCCGGGTCTTTCGGATCAGGAAGGCCACCACGAACGTGGTCACGGCCACCCACAACCAGGCCCGCTTGCGGCCTTGGGTCCAGCCGGTCTCGTCCACGTTGGCCGGTTGTCCGCGGGTGTAGATCAGGGCGTCCTCGGCCACCGGCTTCAACGCCTCCGCGGTTCGGTGCTGGAGCTTGCACACCATCGCCGGGCTCAGGGGCAGGCCGAACAGGTCGGCGAACAATTGGCTCGTGCCGCGCTTGCCCAGGCGGCACGAGCCGGTGAGCACCGCGGCCACCGCCTGAGCCCGGGGTCCGTATCCGGTCGCCGCCTCGGCCGGCACCGTCGCCGCGGTCGTCGTGCCGCAGTGCGGGCACCGGAGCCGGTGGCACCGATACTCGGTGACGTGAGGCGTGATGACGGGGATCTCGTGGACCTGATGAACGGCCGGTTGTGGGTCGTCCCCGGTCAACGGGTGCGCACAGTCCCGGCACGTGGACGGCTTAAGTGCCCGGATCTCATCGGGCGGCAGCAGGGTGCGTTCGGCTTTGGGGTGCCCCGGTTGCCCGCCTCGTCTCTTGCCCGAGGGCGGCTTGGGCGGGGCCGGTTTCACGTGCGGGGCGTCGGACGAAGGGGGCTTGGACGAGTTGGTGGAGTTCTGGTTGAGACGGGCCTCGAGTTCCGCGACGCGGGTGGTGAGCCCGGTGACCTGGGCGGTGAGTTCGGCAATCGTGGCCTCAAGAATGCGGATATACGCCACGACCTGTGGGGGCAGGTCGCTCGGGAGTTCCGGCGGTTGAGGGACAGGCGTCATCGCGTCCGTTCAATTACGGAAGACGGGTATGTGAGGCAACCACTCACGGACCTCATGCAAAAAGCCCTGAAAAACGCAGGGCCAGTCTCCTGTGAACGGTTACCGCAACGGAGTTGATTGCTCTGGCGGCGGCAAATCCCCCCTCGTGTCATCTCGTCGTCGGCTCGTTCGTTTCGGGCGAGTGGCACAAGAATGCCCCCACCGTCCGCTCGGAACTGGAGCGGCGCCTCAATCGCATGGACGAGGAGGCCGAACTGTTTCATTCGTTGTGTGGACGTCTCGCCATTCCGGTCGCGTTCGGACGCCCACGATACGTCGCGAGTGGTTTCGGGAGTCGGCTGACGGACCTCTCGCTTCAGCTTCTTCAGTCGGCCGTGTCACTGGCCGCGCACCCGGACACCAACGGGCGGGCTTACGAGCGCGTCGCTATCACGCAGCGGCGTCCGTGTCGGAAAGGGGGTGAATTGAAAGACTGCACGATATTTGAAGAGTATCTTGAAGTCTGCCAATTGTTAAAGGCTACCCCGTTTGCGAGAAAGCTCATTTTCTGCAGTTCCAACACCGACGACTATTGCTCGCCTGGTGTCGTTCCGCACGCCGATGTTGCGGACGACTGTTCGGCCGCCGGCTTGCTGTTTACCACGACTCTTCCGTGGGCGGTTTCCGAACTGAAAACTTGATGGGAAGTCAATTTACCCCGCCGCGAGTTTCGGGATCAGCTCCGCCGCCTTCAATCCGTTCAGGATGAACTGCACACCGATCCCGGCCAGAACCAGGCCCAGGATGCGGCCGAGGATGTGAACGCCGGTCTTCCCGAGCCGCCTTTGAATCGGTCCGGCGAGCCGGAGCGTGACGTAACAGACCGCCCCCGTCAGAGCGATCGCCAGAAACACCAGCGCTGCCTCGGCCGTGTCCTTCGCCTGCGACATCAGCACCGCGACCGTGCTCAGCGCCGCCGGTCCGGCCAGCATCGGGATCGCCAGCGGGGTGATCGCCACATCGTCCGCTTCCTCGCACTCCTTAATGTCCTCATCGGTTTGGGGTGTCGGCTGTTGCGCCCGGATCATGTCCAGCGCCGCGAGGAACAGGATCACCCCGCCGGCGATCTGAAAAGCGGGGAGCGTGAGGCCGAGCCCGCGAAACACCACGTTCCCGACGGCCGCGAACCCCATCAGCGTGAGTGCGGCGACCACGCTCGCGACGAGGGCGATTTTGCGGCGCCGGTCCGGCGAGTAGCGCGCGGTGAGCGCCATGAACGCGGGCACCGTACCCGGCGGATCGACGAGGAACAGGATCGAGACGAACGCGGTGGTGGCGAAGTCGAGCATGTTGCTGTTGTAGGACAAAACGGAGCCGCACGATGAACGCAGAGAAACACACGATCCGATCCAAATCGTTGGGTTTTACTCGGCTGTTTGCTTGAATCGTGTCCTTTCTGCGTTCATCGTGCGGCCGTCTTCTGCGCTCATACCACCAGCTCCTCGCGGTCGGTGAGCCAGTCCGCCGGGATGCCCGCGCGCCCGGTCGCCAGGGCGACGATGCCGCCCACGATCGCACAGTTCGTATCGATGTCGCCCGCCGCACGGATCGTCTGCACGATCGCGGTCCGGTAGTCGTCCAGGTGGAGGGCCGCAACCCACAGGCAGAACGGCACCGTGTCCTGACACGAGATGCGACTCCCGTTGCCGAGGAGTCGCACCACCGGTTCGATGGATACGTCGAACGGCCGCGTTGCGAAGTTGTAATCGAGCAACCGCACATGAGGTTCGGCCGACAGGTCGAAGGAGAAGGTCGCGGCGCGCTCGATTCCCCTTCGCACGTCACTCGGCGGGGTGTGCGCGAGGACCGCGTCGAACAGCCCGCGCTTCGTAGCCGTGTCGCCGCGCGCGTCCCGGTTCTTCCACGCGTAGGCGCCGGCCACGGCGGTCGCGACGGCGCCGGCCAGGCCCTCCGGGTGCGCGTGCGTCACGCCGGCCGACAGCCGCGCCTGGTGCGCGACCTCGGCGTAGTCGCTCTCCGCGAAGTACCCCGCGAGCGGGGCGACCCGCATGGCGCTGCCGTTACCGTACGAGCCGCCGGGAAACACGCGCTCGGCGGCGTAGCGCCAGTCGGTGCCGCTGCCGATTTGCTCGAGTAACCGGTGCGCACCGGCGCCGTACCCGCGCCAGGGTTGCGCCGTGTAGCGAGCGGCGAACCGCAGGGCGAGCCGGTCCTGGTCGATGCCGCCGCACTCGGCCAAGGTTTCGTAAATCCCCAAAGCCATCGCCGTGTCGTCCGTAAACGGCCACGGGCCGCGCGTGGTCGCGTGCGGGTCCTCCTGAATGGCTTCCCAGTTGTGTGTGCGGAAACACGTCTCACCGAGGGCGTCGCCCACGGAGAGGCCGTCGAGAGCGAGGGCGGCTCGCGCCGTGCGCGCCGCGTGGTCGTTCGGTAAAGTGTTCATGCCGGTACGTTAACGGACGGCACGAGGTCGGAAAAGGTCCAAGACCGTGCCGGTTAAACGACAGGTAACGGAAAAAACGCAGGTAATCGACCGTCACCCGTTCGTCCGATATAATTTCGAGTCTGCCGGCAGGCCCATGGAGTTTTCACCCGACCGCCGGCGCTCTCGTGACCCCTCTCGCTGCCGAGGGACGATTTATGCTGCGTGCCTGTGTCACCTGTGCCGCTCTGGTCGTGGTTGGTGCGGCGGCGAGCGCCGCGCCGCCCGCGGTGTCGCCGGACCCGAAATCTCTGGTCGTTGCGCCGGAAGACGTTACGAAGGCCCGCGATCTCGTGCAGAAGCTGGGGAGCGAGACCTACCTCGACCGCGAACACGCCGAGCACGAACTCGCCGCGATGGGGCGGCTCGCCCGCGTCGCGCTGCTCGACGGTGCGAACCTCGACCCGGACCCCGAGGTCCGCGCCCGCTGCCGTTGCCTGCTCCCGAGGGCCACCGCCGAGGAGACCAAGGCCCGGCTCGACGCCTTCCTGGCCGACACCGACGGCAAATACGACCACGACCTCCCCGGCTGGCAGAAGCTCCGGTCCACGGTCCGGGGCGAATGGAAGATGTTCGGCTGGACCTTCGCGGCCCGCCCGACCCTCGATAAAGCGGCCCGCGCGCTGTTCATCGAGTTCTTCGAGGCGCCCGGCGGCCGGCAACTGCTCGCGGCCCTCAGCGGCCCGCCCCAGGACCTCGCCCAGCTCGTCGCGACGCGCCGCACGGACCTGTACAACGCCCGGTTCCCGCGCGTCGGCGGCGTGACGTCCCACAACCCGTCCGTCGCGGAAGTGGGCGTGGTCCTGTTCGCCGAGTCGCTCGCGCCGGTCCCGAGCGGGCCGCGGGTCATGCCGATCACGAGTGTGCTGACGATCTCGGGCATCCCCGCGCTGGTCCGGGGTTCGGACGACCGGGCGGTGGCGATGCGGGCCGTGATGTCCGGGTGGTTCGACTCCCGCACCGATCCGGTCGACATGTACCAGGCGATGACGCTCGCGACCACCATGCAGAACGATGACGCGGCGGGCCGGCTCGCCGCGCGGATGATGGCCGCGGCCGGGACGCCGGGCGTCTACAAGGGGCAGGCGCTGGTCACCCTCGTCCGGCTGAAAGCGGTCGATCGGGTGCCGATGATCGAGAAGGCCTTCACCGACACCACCGCCCTCCCCACGAACAAGGTCGTGAACGGGATGGTGGTGCGCGATTCGATCGAGGTGCGGGACGCGGCCCTGGCCGCGGCGCTCGTCATGACCGGGCAGGACCCCGACGATTACGGGTTCGAGGGGTTCCCGAAGGGCACGGGTCAGGGCGGCCTCTTCCCGTACAACCTGGCCAAGCTCCCCGAGGCGAAGCGGAAGGGCGCGTTCGAGAAGTGGAAGGCGTGGCGGGAAAAGAATCCGTGAGCGGGCGGCGGCCGTCGGAGTCGTACGGGGCGTGCGCGCTCGCGGGTGCCCTGGGGCTGTTGTCCGCGAACAGCAACGGCGGGCGATTTGTAGTTGGCGCGGCACGGGCTGTCGATCATCCTCTAGAATAGTCCGCGACCATTTTCCGGCGTGAGGGGGCACCTATGAGTCGGATCAGGGCGGTTCTGTTGGTCTGTGGGGCGGTGGCCGCGGTGCCGGCGTTCGGGGCGTCCCCGAACCCTAAAGACCTAGAAATTCCCGCGGCGGAACTGTCCAAGGCCCGCGAACTCGTTCGCCGACTGGGGAGCGAGGCGTACCGCGAGCGCGAGGAGGCGCAGGCCGAACTCGCCAAAATGGGCCGGATCGCCCGACTGGCGCTCGTCGAGGGCGCGATGGGCGACGCGGACCCCGAAATTCGCTCCCGTTGTTCGCGCCTGGCCCCGAAGGCCACGGCCGATGATCTGAAGGCCCGCCTCGAAACGTTCCTGGCCGATACCGAAGGCAAGTACGACCACGACCTGCCCGGGTTCAAGGCGTTCCGGAAAGCGCTCGGCCCCACCCACAAAATCCGCGAGATGTACGCCGAAATTCTCAAATCGCCGTACAACCTGGAACTGTTTTCCGCCATCGACAAGGGCGCGACTGAGGGCGGACGCGCCATTGCGGACCGCCGCAGCGAGATGTGGAACGACATGCAGCACCGTCCGTTCCTGCCCGGCGGCAAGCCGTTCGTGCCCAAGCAGCCGTCACTGACGGACATCGCCGCCCTACTGTTCGCCGAGACACTCGTGCCGGCCGACCATATTCCCAAGAACGCCCAGTGGCTTTGGGTCAACGGGGCCCAGTTCGTCCAACAGCAGGCTTCGGTGAACGCGCTCTCGAACAGCACCGTGACGCACGCCGACGCGTACAAGTTGATCGTCGGCCAGTGGCTCTCCGCGTGCTCGGACCCGAACGAGCTGAGCAACCTCGCCCACCTGTTCAGTAACGGCGGGATCCTGAGCAAATTCAAAGAAGCGACGCCCCTGCTCCACCGCATTATCAGGACCGAGGGCGTACAGGGCTACGCGCGCGGGCAGGCGGTCCACTCGCTCATCCAAAACCGCGGAAAAGAGGAGGCCGCCTTCCTGAGGGCACTGTTGAAGGACGACAGCATGCTTCAACAGGTGTGGCTCGGCGGCGGACTGAACGGACAGCAGGGGCCGCACAACTGTCTGATGAAAGACGTCGCACTGGCCCATCTGATTTTGCAGTCCGGCGGCAACATCAAGGACTACGGCTACGAGACGCAGCAGGGAGCGGTCATCAACGCGAACCAGTTCGCCTTCGGTCAGTACGCGTTTCCCTCCGACGAGAAGCGCGCTGCGGCGTTCATGAAGTTCGGCTGGAAGCAGTTGAAAGACTCGATCGACGGTCCGAAGGAATCGCCCAAGGAGACGTCGAAGGAAACGCCCAAGGCCGCACCGGTTCCGACCGCGCCTTCGCCTTCGATCAAGTAGGGGCCTCTGCAACTCATACACGGTCCGGTTGGTGCTGTAAAAAGACAGCCGCAACCGGATCGTGAATCCGGCGGGTTGATGGCGCGTCACTCATTAATGAGTGACGCGCCATCAACCCGCCGGTGTATTGTGGGGCCGCCGTAGGTCCGTACTCGACACGTCGGCGCGGAAGTCGGCTTCTGTGAGTGGCACGAACAACGCCGCGAACTCGTCCACCAGGCCGCCGTCCCAAACGCGGAACGTTCCGGTAGTATCGATTCGCCCGCCCACCACCAACCGGCTGCCGCACGCGGTGAGTCTGCGGAGTGCCGCGTCGCGGCCGTGTTCGCCGCCATAGTACTTCGGGTCGATCACCCGTACGGCCGTGTCCCAGCCGAGTACGAACGCCGCGCCGGGAAAGAGGTCGGCCTTCTGCACGAACGTGGCCGCGCGCGTGAGCCACACCGGGCCGACCGCGGCGAACTGTGCCACGCGGCGCTCCACCTCGGCGCGCGGCAGCTGCGGCTTGTCGGCGTTGACCACGCTCAGCTCGAAGTGGACGGCGGTGCCGAGCCGCGCCGCGGCCACGCGGGCGAGCGTCGTGTGCCCGTGGTGCAGCGGGTTGAACGAGCCGGGCAGCAGCGCGAGCGGCTTCGGAGCGGTCCGCGCGGTGCCGCCCGGCTCGATGCACACCGCAGGGTCAGATGTGAAGAAGCTCAGCATGAAGACGTTTCACCACAAAGACACAAAGGGAGCACAAAGGAACACCAAGATGCCGGAAAACAATTGGCTCATGAGGCCGTCGGGGTGGAACTGGTCTTTTCCCATTCCCCGGTCGAGCGTTAGAGTACGCCGGTGTTGGGTAGCCGTGGTTTTGGAGGCCGGGAGATGGACTTCCCGATCGTGGACCTGATGGACCCAGGCGCGTGCTACCGGTATCTGGTCGATTTGCTGCACCCCGACGGTCTGTCGTGCCCGCGGTGCCACCGGTCCGATGGGATGGGGGTTCAGGCCCGGCATCGGGCACCGGTCCTGGACTACCGATGCACCCATTGCGGTCGGGTGTTCAATGCGTACACCGGAACCCCGCTCCACGGCACCCGTCGGCCCCCGGCCCAGTGGGTTCTGATCTTCCGCGGGTTCGCGCAAGGAACCCCGACCGCTCAACTGGCGCGAGAACTGGGGTGCGATCGGATGCACCTGCTGGATCTGCGGCACCGGTTCCAGGAACGCGCCGCGGGAGCCGCCACGCAGGTCGGCGCGATCCCCGGCTCGGAGACCGAAGCGGACGAGATGTTCCAGAATGCGGGGGAAAAAAGGGGTCCGGCACCCGAACCCGGACGACCCGCCCCGACGCCGGGCCAACAAGCGGCGCGGGCACGGGAACTTCGCCAACGACCGCCCGCCGGTGGTCGGGGTGGTGAGCCGGGACACCGGGGCCATCGTCCTGGAGGTCGTCGAACGAACGGACCAGGAGACCCTGATCGCGGTCGTGACCGAACATACCGATGATGGCGCGACCGTATACACGGATGAGTGGTCGGGGTACGCGCGGCTGTCCGCGGAGGGCCGCGGGCATGCCACGGTGAACCACACCCCGGGCCAACGGGAGTGGGCTCGGGATGACGACGGGGACGGGATCCGCGAGGTCCACGATAACACGCTCGAGGGCCTGTGGGCGGCCCTCCGCACGTTCCTGCGACCGTTCCGCGGGATCAGCAAGCACTACCTCCACCAGTACGTTGCCGTCTTCCAATGGGCATACAACAAGGTCGGCGTTGCGGGCATGGTCCGCACACTACTGGGCCTGCCCCTGTCCACCCCGACGGCCTCATGAGCCAAACAATTCACCTCTGCTTGCTTGGTATCCCTTTGTGTCTTTGTGGTGAGATCTTCACTCACTTGCTCCGCGGTTCCACGCCGAGCAGATGCCGCACGAAAAAGTCCATGCGCCGGCGGCTGCCGTATGGCCCCTCGGCCGCGCCGTGGCCGGCGCCCGGCACCACGAGCAGGTCGAAGTCCCTGTCCGCCTTCACGAGCGCGTTCGCCACCTGCAGCGTGCTGGACGGATCAACGTTGCGGTCGAGTTCGCCCACCACGAGCAGCAGTTTGCCCGTGAGCTTGTGCGCCTGCGTCACGTTCGACTGGTCCGCGTAGTGCGGGCCGATCGGCCAGGACATCCACAGCTCGTTCCACCAGATCTTGTCCACGCGGTTGTCGTGACAGCCGCAGTCGCTCACGGCCACCGTGTAGAAATCGCCGTGGGCCAGGAGCGCGCGGGTGCTGCTCTGCCCGCCCGCGCTGCCGCCGTAGATGCCGACGCCCTTCGTGAGGTCCATCTCCTTGTGCCCCGCGGCGGCGGCCTTGATCCAGGCGATGCGGTCCGGGAACCCCGAGTCGCCCAGGTTCTTCCAACACACGTCGTGGAACGCCTTGCTCCGCCAGTTGGTGCCCATGCCGTCGATTTTCACGACGATGAAGCCGAGTTCCGCCATCCGCTGTTCGTAAGGGGCCGCGTTGAACGCCTTGCGGACGTGGTGGTCGTGCGGCCCCGCGTAAATGTGTTCGATCACCGGATAGGTCTTCGCCGGGTCGAAGGTGCTCGGCCGCACGATGTAGCCGTAAATGTCGGTGGCCCCGTCGCGCCCCTTCGCGACGAACCGCTCGGGGTACCGCCAGCCGGTTTTCAGAAGTTCGGTCGCGTCCGCTTTTTCCAGATCACACACCTTCTTGCCATCGGCCGAGCGACGCAATTCGGTCACCGGCGGTAGATCGACGCGCGAGTACGTGTCGATGAGGTACTTGCGGTCCGGGGAGAACGCGACCGCGTGCGTCCCGTCGCCCGCGGTGAGCTTCGTGAGGCCGGTGCCGTCCAACTTGATGCGGCAGTAGTGAACGTGGTACGGGTCCTGTCCGGCGTGGACGCCGAGCGCGCGGAACCACACTTCCCGGGCCTTGGTGTCGACGCGCTCCACGCCGCGCACCACCCATTCGCCCGTCGTGACGGGCTTCGCCTTTCCGGTCGCGAGATCGACGAGGTACAGGTGGTTCCAGCCGCTCCGCTCGCTCATCCAGACGAGTTCGTTCGTGTCGTCGAGGTAGTGGAGGTAGAGCTTGCCCGCGTAGTCGAAGAACGTTTTGCACTCTTCGTTGACGACCGCGGTCACTTTGCCGGTTTCGGCGTCGATCGCGAGCACCCGCATGACGGTGTGCCCGCGCTGGTTGTAGACGAAATAGAAGTGCTTACCGTCCGGGCCCCAGTGCTCGTAACTGACGTCCCACGGGTTCGGGAACAGCGCGTCCGAAACCGGGACCTCCTTGGCGCTTTCAACGTCGAACAGGTGCGGCTTCGGGAGCGGGATCGCGTCGCCGGGCTTGAGATAGAAGTACGTCGAGGTTTTCGGCTGGAGCTGGTCGCGCGGGGAGGATTCGACCAGTGTGACGTGGCGGTCGCCGCCGGCTTTCGTCTTGATCGCGACGAGCTTCTTCGAGTCCGGCGCCCAGTACACGCGGTCGTACGAGTCGTCGGCCGTGCCGCCCTTGCTGAGTTGCGTTTCGTCCTTGGATTTGCTGTCGCGCAGCCAGACGTTGTGGTCTTTGATGAACACGGTCCACTTGCCGTCCGGGGACTTGTTGTCCCGCCGCCGGGGCTGAGCGGCAGCGGAACGATTCTTCCTGGCACCCGTCTCGAAAAAGGAGGGAGCGGGAGTATCGTCCTCGTTCTCGTCGGCACCCTCTTGCGGTGCCTTCTTGGGTGCGGGTTTCGCGTCCTTCGGGAGCTTGTCTTCGCTCACGACTTCGCGCGTGCCCTTTACCGCGTCAACGAGGACAAACTCTTTCTTCCCGCCGGGCAGATCGCGCGTGTACCAGAACGTGTCGCCGTCGGGCGCCCAGTGCGGTTGCACTTTTGCCGACGTGACTTTCTCCGCCGTCCATTTCCCGACGCTGTTCGCCCGCTCGTAGTCGGCCCTGGTGCCCTGCGCCGCGGCGACGGGAACGAGAACGAGGAGGGCGAGGAACGAAAGCGCGCGATTCATGGAATCTCCCGGCGAGTTGAGAGGTGCTCTGAATTTTGTCTTTGTGGTACAGGCTTTCGAGCTTGTGCTTTCGGGCACACAGGCTCGAAAGCCTGTGCCACAGAAATCTCACGCAACCGGCTGAATTTTGTCTTTGTGGCACGAGCTCGACAGCCTGTGCCACAAAACTCTCTCGCCCTCCACCGGATCGTGGGTCAGCGCGCCCAGGCCGGGGCGACCACCTGTCCGTTCGCGGCCAGCGCGCGGGCGCTGACTTGCAGCACGCGGAGGAACCCTTCGCTGTCCGCGTGGTCGAAGGAGCCGATCGCCTCCATGCTCGCGTTCGCTTCCGAGTACATCTGGTGCGGCGCGTCTTCCGCCGCCTCGAACTCGGCGCGGCCCTTGTACAGCTTCAGCTTGATGGTACCGGTCGCGAGCGCGGTGATCGGGGCGAGCGCGGAGCGGGCCACGTGCGTCGCCAGGTCGAAGCCGTAGCCCTGGTAGATCTGCTTCGCGAC from the Frigoriglobus tundricola genome contains:
- a CDS encoding MarC family protein, translating into MLDFATTAFVSILFLVDPPGTVPAFMALTARYSPDRRRKIALVASVVAALTLMGFAAVGNVVFRGLGLTLPAFQIAGGVILFLAALDMIRAQQPTPQTDEDIKECEEADDVAITPLAIPMLAGPAALSTVAVLMSQAKDTAEAALVFLAIALTGAVCYVTLRLAGPIQRRLGKTGVHILGRILGLVLAGIGVQFILNGLKAAELIPKLAAG
- a CDS encoding nucleotidyl transferase family protein, which translates into the protein MLSFFTSDPAVCIEPGGTARTAPKPLALLPGSFNPLHHGHTTLARVAAARLGTAVHFELSVVNADKPQLPRAEVERRVAQFAAVGPVWLTRAATFVQKADLFPGAAFVLGWDTAVRVIDPKYYGGEHGRDAALRRLTACGSRLVVGGRIDTTGTFRVWDGGLVDEFAALFVPLTEADFRADVSSTDLRRPHNTPAG
- a CDS encoding DPP IV N-terminal domain-containing protein — its product is MNRALSFLALLVLVPVAAAQGTRADYERANSVGKWTAEKVTSAKVQPHWAPDGDTFWYTRDLPGGKKEFVLVDAVKGTREVVSEDKLPKDAKPAPKKAPQEGADENEDDTPAPSFFETGARKNRSAAAQPRRRDNKSPDGKWTVFIKDHNVWLRDSKSKDETQLSKGGTADDSYDRVYWAPDSKKLVAIKTKAGGDRHVTLVESSPRDQLQPKTSTYFYLKPGDAIPLPKPHLFDVESAKEVPVSDALFPNPWDVSYEHWGPDGKHFYFVYNQRGHTVMRVLAIDAETGKVTAVVNEECKTFFDYAGKLYLHYLDDTNELVWMSERSGWNHLYLVDLATGKAKPVTTGEWVVRGVERVDTKAREVWFRALGVHAGQDPYHVHYCRIKLDGTGLTKLTAGDGTHAVAFSPDRKYLIDTYSRVDLPPVTELRRSADGKKVCDLEKADATELLKTGWRYPERFVAKGRDGATDIYGYIVRPSTFDPAKTYPVIEHIYAGPHDHHVRKAFNAAPYEQRMAELGFIVVKIDGMGTNWRSKAFHDVCWKNLGDSGFPDRIAWIKAAAAGHKEMDLTKGVGIYGGSAGGQSSTRALLAHGDFYTVAVSDCGCHDNRVDKIWWNELWMSWPIGPHYADQSNVTQAHKLTGKLLLVVGELDRNVDPSSTLQVANALVKADRDFDLLVVPGAGHGAAEGPYGSRRRMDFFVRHLLGVEPRSK
- a CDS encoding IS1595 family transposase — its product is MRGKKGVRHPNPDDPPRRRANKRRGHGNFANDRPPVVGVVSRDTGAIVLEVVERTDQETLIAVVTEHTDDGATVYTDEWSGYARLSAEGRGHATVNHTPGQREWARDDDGDGIREVHDNTLEGLWAALRTFLRPFRGISKHYLHQYVAVFQWAYNKVGVAGMVRTLLGLPLSTPTAS
- a CDS encoding ADP-ribosylglycohydrolase family protein, whose product is MNTLPNDHAARTARAALALDGLSVGDALGETCFRTHNWEAIQEDPHATTRGPWPFTDDTAMALGIYETLAECGGIDQDRLALRFAARYTAQPWRGYGAGAHRLLEQIGSGTDWRYAAERVFPGGSYGNGSAMRVAPLAGYFAESDYAEVAHQARLSAGVTHAHPEGLAGAVATAVAGAYAWKNRDARGDTATKRGLFDAVLAHTPPSDVRRGIERAATFSFDLSAEPHVRLLDYNFATRPFDVSIEPVVRLLGNGSRISCQDTVPFCLWVAALHLDDYRTAIVQTIRAAGDIDTNCAIVGGIVALATGRAGIPADWLTDREELVV
- the tnpC gene encoding IS66 family transposase, whose amino-acid sequence is MTPVPQPPELPSDLPPQVVAYIRILEATIAELTAQVTGLTTRVAELEARLNQNSTNSSKPPSSDAPHVKPAPPKPPSGKRRGGQPGHPKAERTLLPPDEIRALKPSTCRDCAHPLTGDDPQPAVHQVHEIPVITPHVTEYRCHRLRCPHCGTTTAATVPAEAATGYGPRAQAVAAVLTGSCRLGKRGTSQLFADLFGLPLSPAMVCKLQHRTAEALKPVAEDALIYTRGQPANVDETGWTQGRKRAWLWVAVTTFVVAFLIRKTRGRSAFDDLRAGSTAVHTTDRYPVYTHLSKHTRQLCWAHLRRDFQAMIDRGGSGTAIGAALLASSDALFEHWYRVRDGTLARSTFRSNYVPELRHQIGEHLRTGAACGCAKTAATCGDLLAVEASLWTFARVVGVEPTNNAAEREVRHAVCWRKTSFGTDSERGSRFVERILTVLASCRRQNRNVLAFLTDAIRAHRNGEPAPTLLPA